From SAR86 cluster bacterium, the proteins below share one genomic window:
- a CDS encoding TonB-dependent receptor, whose amino-acid sequence NFMFDFQVSHNGSFEGLQAFNPVTNPSYTLAGLQIGWSLNSWEFMLNVENITDEDYYVDVQYLSNLYTLDDNGTGNIIIGTLGQPRLFSASLTYYFE is encoded by the coding sequence AATTTCATGTTTGATTTTCAAGTTAGTCATAATGGAAGCTTTGAAGGACTTCAAGCTTTTAATCCAGTCACTAACCCTAGTTATACTTTAGCTGGATTGCAGATAGGTTGGTCACTGAATAGTTGGGAATTTATGCTAAATGTAGAGAATATTACTGATGAAGACTACTATGTAGATGTTCAATATTTATCTAACTTATATACTTTAGATGATAATGGGACAGGTAATATAATCATTGGTACCTTAGGTCAGCCTAGACTTTTCTCAGCTAGTCTTACCTATTATTTTGAGTAA